From Lutra lutra chromosome 14, mLutLut1.2, whole genome shotgun sequence, a single genomic window includes:
- the CCNJ gene encoding cyclin-J isoform X2 → MELEGQWWRGQLAADIHQALRYKELKLPSYKGQSPQLSLRRYFADLIAIVSNRFTLCPSARHLAVYLLDLFMDRYDISIQQLHLVALSCLLLASKFEEKEDSVPKLEQLNSLGCMTNMNLVLTKQNLLHMELLLLETFQWNLCLPTAAHFIEYYLSEAVHETDLHDGWPMICLEKTKLYMAKYADYFLEVSLQVAAACVASSRIILRLSPTWPTRLHRLTAYSWDFLVQCIERLLIAHDNDVKEANKQRGQAGSQPAQLSVLQSASQPSRPVHFQQPHYLHQMHHTPLQYRHPVAEQPSCPQIGSTTHTSSYTLQTCPGGFQTSVQGLGHVQTGVGMSLAIPVEVKPCLNVSYNRSYQINEHYPCITPCFER, encoded by the exons ATGGAGCTGGAGGGACAGTGGTGGCGGGGACAGCTGGCCGCAGACATTCATCAAGCGCTTCGATACAAG GAGCTGAAGTTGCCTTCCTACAAAGGCCAGTCCCCTCAACTAAGTCTCAGAAGGTATTTTGCTGACCTGATTGCCATTGTGAGCAATcgcttcaccctctgcccttctgcccgACATCTTGCTGTCTATTTGCTGGACTTATTTATGGATCGATATGACATCTCCATCCAGCAGCTGCATTTAGTTGCACTTTCCTGTCTACTTTTAGCAA gtaaatttgaagaaaaagaagatagtgTGCCTAAGCTGGAACAGCTCAACAGCCTGGGTTGTATGACTAATATGAATCTagtattaacaaaacaaaatttgctaCACATGGAACTGTTATTATTAGAAACCTTTCAGTGGAACCTCTGCCTTCCAACAGCTGCCCATTTCATTGAGTATTATCTCTCCGAAGCAGTACACGAAACAGATCTTCATGATGGCTGGCCGATGATTtgcttggaaaaaacaaaactctacatGGCCAAGTATGCAGATTATTTCCTGGAAGTATCTTTGCAAG TAGCTGCTGCATGTGTGGCTTCTTCAAGGATTATACTTCGTCTTTCTCCAACGTGGCCTACAAGACTGCATCGTCTTACTGCTTATTCCTGGGATTTTTTAGTGCAGTGCATTGAACGGCTCTTGAT cgCGCATGATAATGATGTGAAAGAGGCGAACAAACAGAGAGGCCAGGCAGGGTCCCAGCCAGCGCAGCTGAGCGTGCTGCAGTCAGCCTCCCAGCCCTCTCGGCCAGTTCACTTCCAGCAGCCCCACTATCTCCACCAGATGCACCACACCCCGCTACAGTATCGCCATCCTGTAGCTGAACAGCCAAGCTGCCCGCAGATTGGATCCACCACGCACACCTCATCTTACACACTACAGACGTGTCCTGGTGGCTTCCAAACCAGCGTGCAGGGCCTCGGGCACGTGCAGACTGGTGTTGGGATGTCCCTGGCCATACCAGTAGAAGTTAAGCCCTGTCTGAATGTTTCTTATAATCGGAGTTATCAGATCAATGAACATTACCCTTGCATCACTCCGTGCTTTGAAAGGTGA
- the CCNJ gene encoding cyclin-J isoform X1, translated as MELEGQWWRGQLAADIHQALRYKELKLPSYKGQSPQLSLRRYFADLIAIVSNRFTLCPSARHLAVYLLDLFMDRYDISIQQLHLVALSCLLLASKFEEKEDSVPKLEQLNSLGCMTNMNLVLTKQNLLHMELLLLETFQWNLCLPTAAHFIEYYLSEAVHETDLHDGWPMICLEKTKLYMAKYADYFLEVSLQDYAFLNYAPSLVAAACVASSRIILRLSPTWPTRLHRLTAYSWDFLVQCIERLLIAHDNDVKEANKQRGQAGSQPAQLSVLQSASQPSRPVHFQQPHYLHQMHHTPLQYRHPVAEQPSCPQIGSTTHTSSYTLQTCPGGFQTSVQGLGHVQTGVGMSLAIPVEVKPCLNVSYNRSYQINEHYPCITPCFER; from the exons ATGGAGCTGGAGGGACAGTGGTGGCGGGGACAGCTGGCCGCAGACATTCATCAAGCGCTTCGATACAAG GAGCTGAAGTTGCCTTCCTACAAAGGCCAGTCCCCTCAACTAAGTCTCAGAAGGTATTTTGCTGACCTGATTGCCATTGTGAGCAATcgcttcaccctctgcccttctgcccgACATCTTGCTGTCTATTTGCTGGACTTATTTATGGATCGATATGACATCTCCATCCAGCAGCTGCATTTAGTTGCACTTTCCTGTCTACTTTTAGCAA gtaaatttgaagaaaaagaagatagtgTGCCTAAGCTGGAACAGCTCAACAGCCTGGGTTGTATGACTAATATGAATCTagtattaacaaaacaaaatttgctaCACATGGAACTGTTATTATTAGAAACCTTTCAGTGGAACCTCTGCCTTCCAACAGCTGCCCATTTCATTGAGTATTATCTCTCCGAAGCAGTACACGAAACAGATCTTCATGATGGCTGGCCGATGATTtgcttggaaaaaacaaaactctacatGGCCAAGTATGCAGATTATTTCCTGGAAGTATCTTTGCAAG ATTATGCCTTTCTAAATTATGCACCTTCTTTAGTAGCTGCTGCATGTGTGGCTTCTTCAAGGATTATACTTCGTCTTTCTCCAACGTGGCCTACAAGACTGCATCGTCTTACTGCTTATTCCTGGGATTTTTTAGTGCAGTGCATTGAACGGCTCTTGAT cgCGCATGATAATGATGTGAAAGAGGCGAACAAACAGAGAGGCCAGGCAGGGTCCCAGCCAGCGCAGCTGAGCGTGCTGCAGTCAGCCTCCCAGCCCTCTCGGCCAGTTCACTTCCAGCAGCCCCACTATCTCCACCAGATGCACCACACCCCGCTACAGTATCGCCATCCTGTAGCTGAACAGCCAAGCTGCCCGCAGATTGGATCCACCACGCACACCTCATCTTACACACTACAGACGTGTCCTGGTGGCTTCCAAACCAGCGTGCAGGGCCTCGGGCACGTGCAGACTGGTGTTGGGATGTCCCTGGCCATACCAGTAGAAGTTAAGCCCTGTCTGAATGTTTCTTATAATCGGAGTTATCAGATCAATGAACATTACCCTTGCATCACTCCGTGCTTTGAAAGGTGA
- the CCNJ gene encoding cyclin-J isoform X3, with translation MELEGQWWRGQLAADIHQALRYKELKLPSYKGQSPQLSLRRYFADLIAIVSNRFTLCPSARHLAVYLLDLFMDRYDISIQQLHLVALSCLLLASKFEEKEDSVPKLEQLNSLGCMTNMNLVLTKQNLLHMELLLLETFQWNLCLPTAAHFIEYYLSEAVHETDLHDGWPMICLEKTKLYMAKYADYFLEVSLQAAACVASSRIILRLSPTWPTRLHRLTAYSWDFLVQCIERLLIAHDNDVKEANKQRGQAGSQPAQLSVLQSASQPSRPVHFQQPHYLHQMHHTPLQYRHPVAEQPSCPQIGSTTHTSSYTLQTCPGGFQTSVQGLGHVQTGVGMSLAIPVEVKPCLNVSYNRSYQINEHYPCITPCFER, from the exons ATGGAGCTGGAGGGACAGTGGTGGCGGGGACAGCTGGCCGCAGACATTCATCAAGCGCTTCGATACAAG GAGCTGAAGTTGCCTTCCTACAAAGGCCAGTCCCCTCAACTAAGTCTCAGAAGGTATTTTGCTGACCTGATTGCCATTGTGAGCAATcgcttcaccctctgcccttctgcccgACATCTTGCTGTCTATTTGCTGGACTTATTTATGGATCGATATGACATCTCCATCCAGCAGCTGCATTTAGTTGCACTTTCCTGTCTACTTTTAGCAA gtaaatttgaagaaaaagaagatagtgTGCCTAAGCTGGAACAGCTCAACAGCCTGGGTTGTATGACTAATATGAATCTagtattaacaaaacaaaatttgctaCACATGGAACTGTTATTATTAGAAACCTTTCAGTGGAACCTCTGCCTTCCAACAGCTGCCCATTTCATTGAGTATTATCTCTCCGAAGCAGTACACGAAACAGATCTTCATGATGGCTGGCCGATGATTtgcttggaaaaaacaaaactctacatGGCCAAGTATGCAGATTATTTCCTGGAAGTATCTTTGCAAG CTGCTGCATGTGTGGCTTCTTCAAGGATTATACTTCGTCTTTCTCCAACGTGGCCTACAAGACTGCATCGTCTTACTGCTTATTCCTGGGATTTTTTAGTGCAGTGCATTGAACGGCTCTTGAT cgCGCATGATAATGATGTGAAAGAGGCGAACAAACAGAGAGGCCAGGCAGGGTCCCAGCCAGCGCAGCTGAGCGTGCTGCAGTCAGCCTCCCAGCCCTCTCGGCCAGTTCACTTCCAGCAGCCCCACTATCTCCACCAGATGCACCACACCCCGCTACAGTATCGCCATCCTGTAGCTGAACAGCCAAGCTGCCCGCAGATTGGATCCACCACGCACACCTCATCTTACACACTACAGACGTGTCCTGGTGGCTTCCAAACCAGCGTGCAGGGCCTCGGGCACGTGCAGACTGGTGTTGGGATGTCCCTGGCCATACCAGTAGAAGTTAAGCCCTGTCTGAATGTTTCTTATAATCGGAGTTATCAGATCAATGAACATTACCCTTGCATCACTCCGTGCTTTGAAAGGTGA